Within the Balaenoptera acutorostrata chromosome 10, mBalAcu1.1, whole genome shotgun sequence genome, the region GACACATGCAAATACACTTACACACACCAGACATTTTTTCTTAGTTACAGGAGATATAACAGAAGTCCATAAAGCCATCCAAAGTCCCCTcctaaaaaatgtaaatgttccaTATAAAAGGGCAGCTCCTACCTGATATTCAGAGCCCTTCTCTGTTAACACAAGTTCGTGTgcccgatgcacagtgaggccaaacaaactgaaacgtcgGAGtttgagcagagaaaggtttattgcaaggccatgcaaggagacaggtggctcatgccctaaaaagccccaagatccctgaaggaagttgggggggggggcagggtttGCAGGGtctgtgatcagcttgtgcacaattctctgattgggtgatggtgaggcagcagggtggtgtcacaggggttaacattatcagtccttaggctccaggaggcctgggtctATGTGCTTATGGTcctcaagtagttaacatcttccatttgtttgaGAGGGGGAGGTTTTTTTCATCTGCGAAACAAcccaggaaatgtgcatcaaatgctattatctaggtacttcagagaggaactaaagcagaggatatggagGAAGGCCTGTCCTGGGAAGGCTCCATGGGGTACTGCTCGATTACATCCCTTGTCTGCTGTTTCTCAGAAAATAACCGGCTTAAAACAATTAATATGCCAAAGACATACTTTagggtggcaaattctgctcccctacaCTGCAACAAATATGGGCTAGGCGTGGAGTGGAAACTCGGCAGGTGTTACAGATCAGAGACCACTGTCTCTGCGTGAcctagcaaatattttttttaattaaattaatttatttcttatacagcaggttcttattagttatctattttatacatattaatgtatatgaCCTAGCAAATATTTGTTTATCAAATAGTACCAACctgcagacacaggagaagctctgaaaactgagTAAAAGTTCCGCTTTCATAagagacatttatatttataagggaaatctctatTTGcaagggtgtctccctctctgtatcAGGAATAGCAAGATaaccaaatctctagaaactgttatcaatggagaaggcactGACTTAAATATGCATAACAACCATACCCTGGTTTACCCTGCTTTGCCTGAAAACGGCCCATAATGGATCTAAACCTGGTCACGATctttgcccttgaacaggtctcagtaattaatgatctaaagggaacaaaagaatgcaggaacaaaggactgttatcaggcaagagaggtaacaatagcaaagatagtAAATCAGtactcccagttctgtttctgtgataaagattagcctgaagcacATTCTCCTGCTGTCTTGCAGAATTTAAATCCAAGTgctcaaccaccagatcaactggaGCCTAAGGGATGACGATGTTGACCCTTTATGACCCTTGTGACTTTGACTAAAGCTTGAACCCTGctgacctttgccccaattctatgctgaattctcctttgttcaagccccttcatgaatatgcatgtactcttagcttaaaacttccccaattttgctgctttgggagacactgctttgggaaagagcCCTGGTGTTCTCCGGACTTGCTGCAAGTagtaaatccttccttctcctgatctttggtttggttgtgtcttttggctatACTCGCTGagaggtgaacccagttttcGGGTAACAGATGTAGAAAGAAATCTTGGAACTTCCCTTTTCTGACTAAAAGAAAATTCTGAGAAATGAGGACTGCCATAAATCCCTTCTCCAGGGGAATTTTATGACCATGAAGAAGATGGAAAGTCAGCACCAAGATGAGTCTGCACAAagatacttcagtaaaataaccCTTGTGTTCTATTAATTTCCCTGCGTATTTTCTTCCCATAATTTACAtatctgaagcaaggtcctggtgTGACACGCCAGCGGCAGATGGCAGGCAGGACATGCCAGTAGTCTTTGTTCCCAGGGGAAGAGAGAGGTTACAGGTTATGGGGGAATTGACATCCGATTGGCTCATCGgttgccagggaaaccagcagaggtcCGTGCCCCTCACCGCtcctttgataagctatcataGTGGAGATAGTTCCgatctaaagattagaacagTCACTAGATGGGACCGGGGCAAGTACATAGGTATTTACTGATTAGGATGTATGATTAAGAGGGAAGGTCAGTcaggtgagtagggtgtaggtgaagcaggcactggtcgagcaggggatgtaggtacagagagcaagagaacagccacctTGGGTGGCCTAATCATACAACGTGTGTGTAGGTGTGGGTAAGGCAGGCATGTAGGGCATTGGACATGATTTTAAGGGATGTAGGTTGATCTACACCTAGTTATACATTAGCTCCCATCCACCCCACCCCTAAACTACGCTGAGCCCCCAAGTGGGGCCTTCATAAAAGAGAGGCTGCAGTTCCTGAAGTGGGTGATgtcaggaatgaatgaatgagaagtaTGGAGAGGATGGTACTTAATGAAGACCACCTTCCAGGTTAAAAGAGGGAGAGCAGAGACCCTGGAACTACTGGATCACGGACTGTTATCCTAGGCCCCAAACCTGAACTCGAATgcaaatgtgtgtatgtgcacgggTTTCTAAGGAGTTTATCCAGATCTTTCATCAGTTCTTACAAGGATCTGTGAACCCACCTGTTAAGAATCCCCCACCCTAGACTCTAAGGGGAGATGGTCAGAAACAGCAGACCAGCGCCCTTGGCTTTGGGCTATGGTGAGCTTTTAAACGGTGTGTTTAATTTGTGAGTTTAGCCCTTCTGTCTGTGCTGAGTCGGCAGAATTTTcctgagaaagaaagggactgtcAGGGaaatttgtgcttcaaaggaaaatTATAGCGCACCCTTTTGTGTCATCTGATTCTGATTCTATGAGAGCTACTTTACAATTCTGTAGATTGTAGATATCTGATAGCAATAGAAAATAACTCCTGTCTATAGACATGCAAATTAATTGTCTCCTGGTGGGACATTTTCTCCCTCCCTAGTCCACCCACCCCACCAATCCCCAACCGTGTAAAGACCAGTTTGGGCCCTATTTACGCTTTAATTTCAATATTCCTGATCTATAAATGGCCTCCATTCTTCGAATTTTCCTTTGAATTGTAGTAACACCTCACCAGTTACCTCATTAATGAGTTACATAAAATCTTTTCAAAGGGGTTCATTTTTATACTTGTATGAGAGTCATGATTGTATATTTTTGGGGAAAATTACCCTTTAATAAGatctttgttctttatttgaCTGCAAGGAGTTTCTAGCGCCACCTCCATAACCATGGCAACCGAAGCATAAGGTAAGCAAACCCACAGAAGTCCTAAATCTCCCACAGCCTATCCTTTGGGGTGACCAGAGGGGAACAGCACTAagctcctttcccttccccttccctctcgttcctccccttcttcctccttttgcTCCCCacgcccttcccctcctctcttcgATTCTCTTCCTCCTCGatcctcccctcccttttcttcttgctcCCTTACCTTCCACAACCCGCCCGGACTTGgagcccctccacacacacacacacacacacacacacacacacatacgatACCGGACTTGgagcccctccacacacacacacacacacacacacacacacacacatacgatACCGGACTTGgagcccctccacacacacacacacacacacacacacacacacacacatacgatACCGGACTTGgagcccctccacacacacacacacacacacacacacacacacacacacacacacgatcccctacacatacgcacacacaggAGCCCCTACACATGCGAGGGCGTCCGCGACCCAGGGTCCAAGGGGCTAACATCGTGGGGGGGCGGCTACCGGCCGCTGAGACGCGCCCGAGACCGGGCCGCCCACACCCGGGCCAGCCTGCGGTGTCGCAGGGGGACGCTCTGAGCTTGCAGTGGAAGGGACGGTTTCCTGAAAAGAAGGAACATTACAAGGTTCTAGTCAGTAAGAgcaaaaaactaaacatttttttcGGAAAGAAAATTCGGATTGTTTCGATGTAGTGATGAAAATAACAGGCAAAAGCCATGTGGAAAGTATACAAGAAGCTAGCGTGCGGGcattggtggttcagtggtagaaTTCTCGCCTGCCACGcgggaggcccgggttcgattcccggccaATGCAACAAGACTCTTGTTTTTCAGAAAATCCTTCCAATTTTGAAAATGCTCTGGTTTTGAAATCGGATACTTTCTACATTCGAATTTTGACCTACTCATGTGTTTTGTGACCATAAGACCCAGAGTCACTTCTGCTAGGTGGAAGGGGCAGGCTGGCTGGAGACGGGCTGTTTTCCTAAAAGAAACATCCAATTTTCTGTGTTCAGAATATATGGAGTCAATCTGCTCTGGATTCGTTCTTCTGTTTGAAGCATGAGTAAAGCCAGCGAATGGGCTCTGAGGGAAAGAAAACTTTTTCCAACTTACAAAAACAGCtccctttaaataaaaatataataaaggaaTTCCGGCGAACGCTCGCTGTCGCGTTTAGCAGAGTGGCGCAGCGGAAGCGTGCTGGGCCCATAACCCAGAGGTCGATGGATCGAAACCATCCTCTGCTAGGTGCTTCTGTTTTTCGGGGCGGGGAACTACTGTAGTCTTAGCAACCctggtttccttctttctgtaCCTCATGAAAATGTGGGTAATTCAGGGGTAGATATTTATTCCAAGAAAATTTTGAGACGAAAATAATTCACAAATCAGAAAGTCTCTAATGTCATGTGCCCCATCTCAGAGAGCAGAGAATTAATATTAATCCATCCGCTGAAAGGTGCCCATCTTTACCTACTACTGTATTGTAAACGAGAATTTAAATTTTGAGTTAAAAAGAACCATATATAGCTGATTTCAGTTTCAGAGATTTGGTTAAAGGGAGTtgggatttatttaaaataacagttcTCAGCAATCTCTCCCCCCTGCTCTGTTTTCCTCCTTAGCACTTATCACTatgtaatatatagtatattttatttattcattcagtatttaGTCCCCCTGTGGTTCCTGTAGTATCTACAACATGGCCTGTCACATCTTGGGCGTTGCTCGTTTGTTAAATACGTTAAAAGCTACGATTTCTAATACACCAAACACGACTATTCTTCGTTATTCTTCACCTTCTTCTTTTACCttctaaaaaattacaaaagagtACAAAAATTACCACACAGAATCTATCTACTATTTAACATTATAGTATATAAACTacaaatttcttttatatttaaggaaaacaacaacaacataaaattGAAGTACTCTTCAGCTGCAAACCCAGTCCTAATATCCCCTTTCTCAGTGCAACTGTACCATGAATTTGATGTGCATATctcccattcctttttttttttttaatgaataatttttatttgcaaagagCCTGAGAACAACTCATattaaagttttcatttaaataacacaatgcttattttcaaaagtattgACAAAGTGCCCACATAAAAGGCTTTCCTTTATGATACCATTGACAGTAAGTCTATTTCTATGTAATAATCTATAACTAAACATGAGTATACCTAATGTCTACATAAATGTCTGGACTGAGAGGCCAAAGGGCCATATTTGATTTTCAGGTGGTTCTAAAGTGAAGGCAACATCTTTATGAACCTGGCAATAGAGGTTTTAGAAATCCTGTCATTAAAGTTCTTTTAtcaattgtatttaaatttttttttttgtatttaaatttttttccacatgAAAGTCCTATCACAGTAAAGCATCACTTTAGGTACCAGGGGAgatctcatttcattttcagtCTTGCTTACATGGATGCCCGTGGCAGACACAATTTCCATCTGAGGTGTTTCAGTAACAAGCTTTCTAATCTCACAGATCACCAGAGGAACATGTGattaatcaaaaggaaaaaaattgcccAGAAAGATGAAACATTATTCACTATTTTCTTCTGGGttctatttaagaaataaattttcagtCCGTTCTTGGATATTGTAACCATAGATTGAGCATCTTCTCACAGTGGCAAATTCATGCTTACCTAGAATTTCTTATTGACatgcataaaaatgaaaagagaagagctCTGTTATGATAGTGTCGACGAAAAATTAATCAGCCGatctgagaaagaaatggaaaattttattcaagccaaattgaggattataaccagggaacagcctctcagaaagctccaAGAACTGTTCCGCCCATTACAAGTCAaaacacagttatataagttttttgagacagagggctgtacatcaaaCGACGTATTATTTACAGTTTACACAATTCAGATCTTCAAATACAAAGTTGTGTGTCATCATGGCtccttacaagatcaagaaggaaggttttcttttaaggagttgtcttgttggtgATAGGAGAATGTTGTTCTTTACGGTTGAGGCCAGTATTTCTGCTGATGGGAGTGGTTTGGTCGATGAATCATGCAGACACATAATGCACAgtggaggggggatggggagggggagggggaggaggagggaggtggggggcgggggggcggggagaggagcccaaaaggcagagaaaattttttatgtttaaagttctcttgtcttgccataaaacgTGAATTTTATCTCACAATAGTCATTTTATCGTGGGGCCTCCAAGCACACTCTCTGTGTATAGCACAGCTCCCACAAAAAGCATTTTGCAAGATTGAAACAAAGTTTGTCATCTGTTACATTTGTTAGCAGTAGCTTCAAGTGACCGGCAAGAAGgagatttatttttagaaacagaTTATTTCTGCTGGAAGACAGACTTCAGAGATCACTTTTAGTTCAGGAACAGACCAGGAAGATGAGACCGTCCAGTAAGTTACACAGAATGTGGTAGCAGTGACAGCAGGGCTGGGTGGTGGATAAAACCCAAGCCTTCTGATTCCTCAAAGTGTTATTCTTCAATTATAGTCTTCACTTCATAGCTTTGGACTATAGAGATTTCCAAATCTCAGAATTTCCTAGAGAGGCCTAGAAACTGCTTGTGTGGGGCAATAATCGGCTGGCTGAGAGTTGAGTGTCTATTCAATAAGGCTTGGAGGAAGAAAATGGGACTCAGACCAGTTTACCTTTGTCCCCCTCCTTCCTGTCCACACCCATCACCTGGaatcatttgcattttattaatTATCTACAACTTACATTCTATCTCTGAGTTGTAAAATAGCCTAATCATTCAAAGGCAATCAAAGATGCACATCTCCATAGATCATATCATCCTGGAGGCTCAGCCACCCGGCGCCACCCCACCGGGCACCACTGAAAGGACTCCCTGCGagctgtcgactgaaaaaaaaatgcacaacctaaaagttgagaattatgttttattccgTGGACctgctgaggacttaagcccaggatgcagcctctcagatagctttGAGGGACTGCtgtgaagaggtaagggaggagtcAAGATATATAGgagttcaaacaaacaaaaacaccggGTGGTCTaacatcaaaatattactgctaattaaagaaaaccagacatcacaagttaatgaatttagtgcttttttatgtgtgggaagatgcaagagtctgggctcattgaaatcattcctttgatatgtatcTTAACtacctagggccagtatcctgcttttctccatcctgaagcccctcagggtgcacaggcAGTGCGtggcagtggctgatggcttgatggctgcagtaaaatcctttgtttactgatgtgACAGGTGACATTTTTGGTCCACAGCTCCCATTCACACACTTCCAAGTTTGGTAACTTATTCTGACAACTCATACACCTTCTGTTAATAatcctcctttccccttttacTTCTCCAATGCCAAGTTTTCATTCTCAGGCCTGCTTTTATCGCTCTACTGACCAGTGGAATTCCAGGATCTAGCCTTGAAAACACAGACACTTTTTAGTGCTGGAGAGAGGAACACATCCTGTAGGGCTTCGTAAAATGGCTATTTCTGATGATGTTCAAAGACATTGACCTCAGAGATTGTTACTATGACCCATGTTACTACGAACCAACATTTAAATTGTAAAAGTCTGTAAGTGATTATCTTTCTCAAAGAATATGTCTTGCCCTAGTAATAAGCTGCTAATTGGCAGCTCCTTTTTTCCTCAAGATCTTTATCTTTGTGATATTTGTTAATCAGAAGAAGACAATTGGTTTCTCCTACTTCTCCCATATGCGTGgagataaagtaaaaaaatattaaaagaaatcagTGATTCACTAGAGAGCTGATTTCAACAGAATTTGAGTCTGTGCCTCATGTAAATAGAGGAAACAAGGAGCTAAAGGAGAGAGAGGGGCAAGCTGGGTTCAGGGAACAAGGGTGGGCCATTTGCAGAAGGCAGTGGAAGAGGTGCAGCTTCTGCTAAGATCCGTACCGCCTCTACCTTCCCCTTTCATTTTACTCATTGTAAGACAGGAGAAATAAGAAcagttactaaaaaaaaaaaaaaaaaaaggagaaaaatttgaAAGGACCAAAGAAAAGTAGGTAGAGGAGAATACATCACAGTAAGACAAATATAACATAATTAGAGAAGAATGAGTTTATTTATTAACTATTTAATCTACAACAAACTATTCCAAACAACTTTCACCACTTATACCTCATTGTTGGTAGGgagcttaaatttttttattatttgttcagttcacttttttatccatttacttaaattgccaaaaaaaaaaaaaaaaaagctgttgagtgcctgctgtgtgcgtGACCCTCTGCTCTGTCTAGAGCTGCCAAGTGAGAAAGAGATTCTTTTCAGTTGAGGATTTAGGAGGATGGGGAGATCCAGGCATTTGATCTGGGTTTTGGTGGTATGGAGAGTATACTGGACAGCTTAACATGGACACAGAAATCTCTGTTAATGTCCAGAGTTCTCCAGCTGTGGGATTAAGGTTTTCATGAAGCTTTCAAGTATTTTTTGTTTAGTCCACActgttatacattttttattagttgtgatgaaataaaattcatattttatggcaagacaagaaaattttaaacataaaatttttctttgcctatttgggcctcctccctcccctttagtgTGTGTTGTACATCTGTATTAACCAGATCTCCCTAGGAGATAACATTCCTTATTAATCTCATCAAGGGTCACtactccttaggagataaccttCCGTTGTAATGTCGTAATCTCGTAAGGGGCCATGATGGCCCTGACCCACTACTTGATTTGTATGcatagatctggattgtgtaaactgtcaataacaCGTCAGTGTATGTACAGGTCTCAGTCTCAAAAACTTAACTGTGCTTTGATCTTTAACgagtggaacagttctcagaactTTCGGAGAGACTGTTCCTGGGTTATCAGCCtcaatttggcttgaataaaattttccatttctttcttagatcgaccgattaatttttttgttgacaaTTGCCAGTTTTGAAAATTTGAAGTATtccttattaaaatgcaaatcctCTTGAAAAAATTGAAAGACTCACTGACACTGAGCCTGCAGCCCCATGAGGCAACAGTCAAGTGAAATCATAGTGCATAGGCTCTGTAGCCTTCAGTTTTCTGCAGTTCCCACTGGTCCCCTTAGTTTCCAAGTGTTAGTTGGCGTTTATCAACATCCTTGTGCTGTGGTTGTCGTAGGGTAGTATTAAGAGAACAGTGAAATATGCTACTAAAACTGGGAAGGTGAAATACAGTGTCAGAAGTCTTTGTACTTcaagaaaaatagcaaaaacaCCTTGTAGCCAGTTTTGCTTTTATCTGCTAGGCCCCCATGAGCATTTGACTTCTAACCTCTGGTTTAGGGAATATCACAACTGTCTCTTTAGCTGCAGTTAAAGCTAAATGGAAACAGTTTATGAAAGACAATTTGGAATAGAAAGTTGGGATCAAAGCATGGAAAAAATGGCCTAAATGCTGTTATGGACTCaattgtgttccctcaaaattcctTTGCTTTGAGCCCTAACCCCAAAgtaactatatttggagatagggcctttaaagaggtaattaaggttaaatgagatcataagggtaGGGTCCTAATCCGAAAGCCctggtatctttataagaaaaggaaaagactccAGGGGTgcagacacacagaaaaaagagtatgtgaggacacagcaagacagccagctgcaagccaaggagggaaaccagtcctgccaacaccttaaccttggacttctagcctacagaactgtgagaaaataaatttttgttgtttaagacacccagtgtgtggtattttgttgtggcagtgctagcaaactaatacaagcaTTTAAATAGGATGTTTGTTTGGACTTAGGCAGTAGAAACTGTCAAAGCAGGACTAAGAGACAGAAACATTTGGAAAGGAAAGAGTCTACCTGCAAAGAGGTCAAGAATCAGACTttgaggaaaacacacacacacacgtatttaaaatggtgtgtgttggagggggagctgcaaaatgactgaggttacCACGTGCACATTGGCCTGTTCATGGTGGAAAAATTGCAACTCACATGGTAATCATTATCCTGACAAGTCCTGACACATCTTCAAAGAGCAGTCTAGCAAAAATCAGGGTATCATTGTTCTGTCAGGtgtttaggtttacagaaaacatTCAAGTATTTATTACTTTGAGGACCAGAACTAGGGTGAGCATGaccctattattttttatttattttagggtgcagaatattttgatttcttttttaaaattttattcctttttatttccacagCTCTGACCAGAGCACAAAACAatacctctctccctctctcacatgTGCACAAGTGACTCTTGAAGTGACTAACAAATCCGGCGGTTAAAGGGAGACAGAAATGATCACTCTACTCATCCTAACTCACTGTTAGTAAAAAGTTGAAGTTAGGAAGCATTTCAGTTGGATCTGGAAAACACGACGCCTTGGATCGGTCCTTCTGTTTTCTTGccacaagatggcagaagagggCAATACTTCTTATCTCACCCACTCTGAAGGTAATTATCCCTCTGATCTCTTaacagtggaagaaaaaaatctcgGAAAAAGCAAATAATAGAAAGAGGGGATGAATATGATGCTGATGAGTTCAGGATGAAATTAGGGGACTGCTCTCCACCAGGTAGGGTAGCTTGTCGGTGGGTTTTGTCGCCAACTCCCAAGACCTAATGACAGGGGCGCAGGGACTGGAAAAAGAATCTCATTTTAGAGGAGTGAATGACAAACCCGTATATTTTGCAGACCCATTGACCTGTTGGCATGAATTCCTGGAGGCTTGTTGCCTGTGACAGGGACAAGACTGTCTGAGATAGGGTCTATACCTACAACTTTAAGGGAAGTGACAACAGGGAAAGACAGGAAATGTTACAGCCTGGATGGGGGATGTGGTAGTAGGGGCTTATTTTGCTGTTAATGGGGAGAAAAAAGATTTACAATAGCAGTCATCTACTGGTGAGAGGGGATGACAGGGTAGCGGAAAATGTTAATGCTtccaactgcaaaaaaaaaaaaagaatttaggcaCTGTTGAAAGATGCAGGGGAGGGGGGAATTGGAGGACTTTAGATCATGCCTTGAGAGATTCCATTCCCTAATATTACTAGCTAGTCCATGCGTTAAGTAAATATGCCCTTCTCTTAAATACTGAGTTCTCTGACTTCTATCGCGGGATTTTAAATCGTGGACTCTAAAATCACTGCCAGATAACTACTCCCCCGGCCTAGCGAGTCCTGGCATATCTCCTTCCGGCACATCGATTAAACATTGGAAGAACGCGGCTTTCCCAAATTGCTGGGTTCCTTGTTCAACCttttctccttaaggaacgtCCCTGACCTTTAATATTCCCGTtgcactttgacataaatcatttCAACTCACCCTAAGATCTCCGTAGGATAGACAAGTCTAATGTTACCATACCCATTCTGTAGTGGATGAGAAATAGACACCGAGAGGTTAATTTCGCCCAGGATCCGACTGCAGAACACAGTACCGTTAATTGTCAGCTTTATGGCTCTTGGCTCCAGAGCCCGGTGCATTCCCGCAGATAAAGCAAGTCATCCTTTTACTTTGGAGAAAATCTCTTCAAAACGCACAACCCTGATGGCAGACTATCTGGCCAATTGCAGCCCACGGCGGGCTTTTCAAATAGTGCTGCTGCCCAATCAGAGACGGGGAGCGTTCCTTGCGTTGAAAAAgggtaaacaaaagcaaaattttgGCTACTGCAGCTGAGGGCAAAACTGAAAATCTTTTTCAAAGGACGCCAAAGAATCCATACTAAGTTTGCATGACACTGCATAAATGCGTATACAAGAATGTTTACGGAGGGCTTAAGTTTTTACCCCGTTTTCCGCTCCCAAACCAGCCCCCTACTCTCCCGAGAGAAGCTAGACTACAGGCAAGTGCACCAGCTATTTCTCTGAAAGTGTAGGTGGCTCTGAAAAGAGCCTTTGGGTCATGTGTGGCAGCGGGCCGGCTCACTTGGAGCTGGTATACTTGGTGACGGCCTTGGTGCCCTCGGACACGGCGTGCTTGGCCAGCTCCCCGGGCAGCAGCAGGCGCACGGCCGTCTGGATCTCCCTGGAGGTGATGGTCGAACGCTTGTTGTAATGCGCCAGGCGCGACGCCTCGCCCGCGATGCGCTCGAAAATGTCGTTGACAAATGAGTTCATGATGCCCATGGCCTTGGACGAGATGCCGGTGTCCGGGTGGACCTGCTTCAGCACTTTGTACACGTAGATAGAGTAGCTCTCCTTGCGACTGCGCTTGCGCTTCTTGCCATCTTTCTTCTGGGCCTTGGTCACCGCTTTCTTGGACCCCTTCTTCGGAGCCGGGGCGGATTTAGCCAACTCAGGcatgatgaaaaaaattacaagattcCCGAGAAGCAAAGTAAGAATAGTGAGTCGGTCGAGTcgtttttatttacaaaacctaTGCAAATAAGGGTTAGTAAAGTTCTTTGTCTGATTGGCTAATATTAGTGATGACGTTGTTTCAATATTGTCCAATCAGAACACGCATTATTAGGAACtgcattgtctttttaaaaatgggacagcaactttggccaatggaatagCTTCTTTTTCGCGCGCAGCTGCGGTTAtaagttgtggggttttttttctcttcagtcttTTTTGGTGTAGGTGAATAAGCATTGCACAATGTCTGGACGTGGTAAGCAAGGCGGCAAAGCTCGCGCCAAGGCCAAGACCCGCTCCTCGCGGGCCGGGCTCCAGTTTCCCGTAGGCCGAGTGCACCGCCTGCTCCGCAAAGGCAACTACGCCGAGCGGGTCGGGGCCGGCGCGCCGGTGTATCTGGCCGCGGTACTAGAGTACCTGACGGCCGAGATCCTGGAGTTGGCGGGCAACGCGGCCCGCGACAATAAGAAGACGCGCATCATCCCGCGCCACCTGCAGCTGGCCATCCGTAACGACGAAGAGCTCAACAAGCTGCTGGGCAAAGTCACCATCGCTCAGGGCGGCGTCCTGCCCAACATCCAGGCCGTGCTGCTGCCCAAGAAGACTGAGAGCCACCACAAGGCCAAGGGCAAGTAAAGTCTGAATTAATACTCCAATCTCTAAGAACAAAGGCTCTTTTCAGAGCCACCCACAATTTCTGTTGAAGAACTGAACACTGTCCTGAAACCTATCACGAATCCCTGGCTAAG harbors:
- the LOC102998612 gene encoding histone H2B type 1-L-like, which translates into the protein MPELAKSAPAPKKGSKKAVTKAQKKDGKKRKRSRKESYSIYVYKVLKQVHPDTGISSKAMGIMNSFVNDIFERIAGEASRLAHYNKRSTITSREIQTAVRLLLPGELAKHAVSEGTKAVTKYTSSK
- the LOC103008541 gene encoding histone H2A type 1, producing MSGRGKQGGKARAKAKTRSSRAGLQFPVGRVHRLLRKGNYAERVGAGAPVYLAAVLEYLTAEILELAGNAARDNKKTRIIPRHLQLAIRNDEELNKLLGKVTIAQGGVLPNIQAVLLPKKTESHHKAKGK